TTGACCAAATAGGTGACATGAGTCTTAAAAAGGACCGCTTTCATCTCAGCAAGCAACAGAAACAATACCATGAACACTGTTGTGTGCCGATGTGTTCGGCATCATCGACATATAATGGCGTATTGAGCTTTCACGCGTTTCCAAGCGATTTAGAGATAAGGAAGAGATGGCTCGTCAACATCCGTCGCGAAAAGTTTGTCCCCACACCCCACACGAAGGTATGCAGCCTGCATTTCTTAAAAGAGCAAACAATATCGCCTAAAACAGAGTCAGGAAAGAGGAGATTACAGAGAGGAGCTGTCCCGGTACTGTTCCAGTGGAACAATTATACAAAGCCACCACCGAGGGTGAGTGTTTGGGAGAGGGTGCAGCCGGTAAACACGGCAGAGCCAACAGCTGACGATCAAGCGatggagtgcgcacacacaccacctggtGATGACCACGATTACCCCAAAGCACCAGAGGCAGCATTCCTGGACATGGCCCTCGACAGGATCAAGGAATTGGAAGAGACCAACGAAGCCCTAGTAAAACAATTAATGGAATTGAAAATTTGTAATACATTTGCCCTGGAAAGATTCATCCAGTCCGAGGCCAGCATCCGACTCTACACAAGGTAAAGAAACAACCCGCTCATCATTAGTAGGCTAACCCAATGAGTTTGTGGTCAAATTGCAGCCTTTTTGTAAATTAATACTTTTCTGGTCTCCTTTTGCAGATTTCCAAATTATCGTCAATTCATGCTTTTTTGGGAAATGATCGAACCAGCTGTGCACAAGATGGTTCGTGCATCCAGGGCCAAAGCTGCtgagaggaggaatgaagaggTGACATCTGTCCGTCCTGCCCACATGGTATGCAATTGTATTGTTGGGTTTAATAATTCAATCGACCTAAAATTGTAGCCCTGTTCTTATGGGATGCCCAAGCCTACTGATTTTTTGCACACCCAACATTTTCAGATaaccaaatgtaaacattaattAACTTAATTACTGTTTCACACAGGCTCGTGCAGGTTTTATAACATTATTCTCTTAACAAACGAAATAATCACAGAGAAGTAGaattttatgtttatgtttgctTGGGTCATCTCGACTCttgggtcatccttgtttaatgtttaatgtttaatttgTTTGTTGATCTGAAAATGcatgccaaatgtgcaaaaaggaagggggaaaaaaatcagcaGAAACATACACATTGTCaattattagtcacacccaataCCTTTTAATCTTGTGTGAATATGGTTTATGTTTTCTTTAACAGAGACAGGCATTGCAACCCATTGAAGAGCTCTTCCTTTTCCTGATGTACCTGTCCGCTGGTTACACTGAGCTGGACTTGGCGAACAGATTcaacatctccacctccaccgtaAGTCGCATTATCTGTTCCTGGACCAACTTTCTGTACACCCTCCTGGGCTCAGCGTCCATCTGGATGGAGGCTGAGGATGTGAAAGCTTACCTTCCTGATGACTTCAAGGAGTTTTCAGACACTCAGATAATAGCGGACTGTACAGAGCTAAAATGCCAAACTCCATCCTCCCCGGTCATTCAAAGTGAGATGTACTCAACCTACAAATCTCACTGCACAATGAAAGCCCTTATTGGGATAGCCCCCCATGGCCCTATCACCTTCATCTCTTCACTCTACGAGGGCTCAATAAGTGATAAAGAGGTCTTTAGGAAGTCAGGGTTAAGTGACCTCCTAACAGAGGATGTGGCCATTATGGTTGATAAAGGATTTCTTATTAACGACTTGGTGAAATGCAAGGTCTACTGTCCGCCTTTTCTCAAAAGGTCTTCCCAGATGTCAGCACCCAGTGTTCTTAAAACACAGAAAATAGCCAGTCTCAGAGTGCAAGTTGAGCGTGTTATCAGACGGATCAAAGAGAATAAGATTTTTGAGACTGTTGTACCTTTATCCATTGTAGGCAGCATAAATGAAATGTTTGCAGTGGCTTGCCTGCTTAGCAACTATCAGAACAAAGACCTGGTCAAGAGATGGGCTAAGTAATGCTGACAGTTATTTCCTATATAATTAGAGAAAAATCAACAgcctatatataatatatatttttttattattattaagagaTTTTATGAAATGAAATTGTAAAAGGATTCCATATTGTATTTATGAtattgaaaaacatgttatgattcacatacacactcactgtgACTGTACAATAAAACAGAATGATTATTTGCCAATCAGCTGTGCACGTCTCATTGACAGATACTTGGGCATGTAAATGCTAAAGAAAAAATTGTCGCACCTCTGCCGTATTATGCCTTGTACATCTTCGTCAGCTTGCAGTCGCTGAACAAAGTAATCCTCCTCTGcccaaacaaaaaaatcacaccaCTCCATTCCAGTGATTAGGAGCTGACCTTGAATTTGCCAAAAATATGCATGGCTTTTTTTCAGTGTAAATGTGCCATTGCACATGTGTAAGTACTTACAATCTATGTAACTCTTCACGTTCGGGCATTTGATTTCTACTAAACCATGACATGGAGTGGCAGTGGGATCGTAGACAAGGCCGTCTGGCGAGGCTCCTAACCATGGCGCCTGGGGATGGATTACTAGCCCACAAGGTGTGTAGTTGACGTTGTTGCATTTCACATATTCTTTGGCCGCATCAAACTCCAGTTCAGATCCTCTCCTCATACTGGCGGTTTGTCTTGTGCCTTTGATCATCCTCTCTGCAAGCCCCTCCCCTGAGCTCTGACCCCTAACATGGCACACTTCCCTGAATCGTGAGGAGGTTACACGGCTCTGTCGTAGCATGTGCCAGCCTTGGTCCTTGCTCTGCGCCCTCGTGGAGCATTCAATTTTATGTGCCATCTCCATAGTCAATTGGAGGCTCTGCAGATGCAGCTGCTCTTCCTCTGTGCAGACCCATACACTTTCTGTTGGTGACAGCTGGTGGCTCgcgagggggagggatggaggaggtggagcatGTGGATGTACCTCTGTGGATCGGGAGTCGCGTTTTGGCTGTTGGTAAGAGAGTACACTCCCCCTCTGGACAAGTCCAAATGCTGACTCGACAAGTCGCTTGTCTGTACCAATCCCCATTTTTGTGATAAGCGGCCTATCCTCTGGAGGCAAGACACTATACACTTCATCCACACGGAGAATTGACAGATCGGGCAGTGGGCCAATCATTCCTCGGTAAAGGGTGCTCCTGCAATTACACATAAAAATTTATGTTATACACACCACTACCAACACGATATGAAGTTATTTACACTTACACATAAAAATGTGTGTTATACATGCACCACTACCAACACAATATGAAGTTATTTACGCTTACCGTAATCCTCCTCTGCCCTTCCGACTCTGAACAGGCTTGACCAGGTTCAGGTCTGAAACTGCACCAGGTTTTATACCCTGTGAAAATACATGATACAAGTCttaagagtgcgttacaatatgcgaccttgcctcctccacttgtgcttgtctcctcgtaccaggaagtaataggtcATGATGACCTCAcggaccacagcattatatttcaatgtcttgcaaaagctcaattgtaaaaccttcttctcatttgcaattaggatggtgaatgaaaaacagtccctcaaaagttgttgtggctaggctgacagctgggaaactttatcgttttctccacggaggaggggccaggaagtgggccgaggccacaagcacaagtggaggaggcaaggttgcatattgtaacgcactcttagCTACCAAAAGCTGGCACGCGTTGGGTCAAAGTTTGACATCTTCTAGGAAAAGCTAAGggcaaaaaaatattgaaaaatacaAATTCTGCAGAATTTCTTACAGACATTGGAAATTTTAAGCTGTAGAAACACTGCATGGTACTGTACATCCATATGAAATAATATGTGCTAAACATGTATTACTGTGAAACTTACTGCTGTCCTGGGTTTGTGCCACTGCTGCTCTAACTCTGTACAGCTGTGTACAGGGGGGACAACTGGTACATGCAGTTCTGAGTAGTGCGCCGTTTGAAAGAGAAGGGCCACCGCATGATTACACAATGCAGTACCTGCAACACAGGAACATCTGCATCGCACCAAAACGACCGGTGTTGTGTCCCGGAGCACCACCTGCCAATACAACATTGTCAGTTATTATCATGGTAATGTCCAGTCAGTTATTGTCAGTGTTGACACAGTCAGTGAGCACAATTAagttacatgcaaggaatattctGATTTTAATATAATGGTGTCTGTGTTATCTCCGTGCATGAGACATGTAAACTACATGTATTCAAAATGTGGTTGTGTTTTTAAAATATTCTGGTTGTAGAACATTGTTCCACATATGAAAGCACAGTATTCCAAAACTTGTCTTAAACTGAATACCGACAATCCTCCACTTGAATGTCAATTTGAATGTGCCTACTGTGCTCACTGATTTATTGGCATGGATACCTTTCTTCAATTGGAAACATAAAACATGGTGTTGAAATAGGAGTATGCCACAAGCATATGAATATTTAAAAAGCATTCCTGTGCATCTATGTGAGCAGCAAGGTCTGTAAAGCATATAGGGTACAGCCAGTACCAGTATACATTGTGCCACAGatgtatttacattttttagaCGTTATTTGTATTTCTGTATTTTAAGAGTCACAGAATTTACTCTCGTCTAAGCTTATAGTTTTGTTACCACCTACTCTCAGGCTTGAATAGAAAGTCTACACTATGAGACTGGGGAGTATTCAATGAACCAGGCTTGGTAGCAAACCAGGCCCAGGGTAACCTGAAGTAGTGTTAAATCATCTAACAGAAAaggctggagtcctcattttcttacccAAATGACGCCCCTGGcccatctattagcaggtttaccacttcctgcaggATTACCCAGGCTCATCACTTTATGTTATTGAAATAGTTCTACCCCTTGCAAGCCACTGAAATATCAGATTATTGTTTGAGAAAGTGGCGTTGTCAGCATTGCCTGGACCAGAGTAGATGTTGCTATGAGAAGTGGGACAAAATCACATTTTTGTCTGTATATTTCGTCAgtaattttgtatttttttctgtaaaatcttGCTACGCTATGGTTTAAATGTGAATACATTATTGGGACACGCTGTACACAACAACAAGCGCAAGGAAGCTACAACAGCTCAAGCAGTGTTTGGAAAAGCTGAGCATAAGCAAAGCGTTGGAAGTAAAGTGACAGAAAAGAAAATACGCAGTTGGGTGAAAGTAAGAGAAGTGCACAAACTGAACTTGAACCTTTGAAACCGCTGAACTGCGAACTCGTAAAGTATAAAGTGCAACCCTACGTGTACATTATGAGGTTTCTCCGACTTCCTCATTGACCTATAACACAGTGCTTGAACCGCTAACTCGCTTGTAGCCCTGTCTTTATTTGACACTGATCCAAACAGACATGAAAGCAATCAGAGGTTAAACACATAGGTGTATAGAGCAGGCTACACATTTGTTTAACTGAATGTagtaaacaaaataaacacacggTTGATGTTGTCACACAAGCAGTAGCTACCGTTAGTTAGCTATCCTGTTGTTACAACAAAGTCTGGTAAGAATATTGACTTACCTTCATATTGATGGATGTATGACGAAGCATACAATTTAAATCCTTTGTCCAGTTTCGACGTCGATGTCCTCGATGAACTTTTAACCAATCGATGGACATCAGATATCGACAAATATGGCAACTCTTGCAGACAGCGAGTATAAAACAGCGCCATTGTTGTTTGTTTACGTCAGACCGGAAGCCGGGCACCCGCTTTACCAAACGCGGAAGCGTCGTCATGACATTATGTGCAAAGAGcgaattgctatccgacatcggcgaatgtccgcggacatcggcgccagtgtgcgtggttctattgaaaacaatggaatcgaattttagctgagcagtgctcagcactttgtcggagccggtgtgcggaagccctaacatCCTAAGAtaaatctggtttgaatcctttgctgagcttataccacttgtagggtagtatgaagttgtaggagctctggaacattgtctctccctgtctgtctgtctctctgtccgtccgacgcctgtctgtcttcatgttgatatgataatgctgtgttgatgttcatgtaggctacttacagcacgatgattggcctgcacccctgacttttgctgtccatctgagtcccatactatatgaggcgtgtgtaaacgtctaggaggaaacaataatccaactgtactcttcagtgtcctgctgctaaatgagtctCTTATCTCCCAGACCAATTAATGGGGCTCACAAACTACACAGGTCGGGCGAGAGCCAGGAAAAGAAAAGTGCACTACAGTAATCTAATCTACTAGTAGCCTAAGAACAGCATGTACAAATGGTTGTGCACCTTCCTGGGAAACAAAGGACCACACTTTAGGCTGGTTAATTTATCTTTAGTGTGCTTGTTTTGGTCACCCAGGCTAGAATGTTGAGCTAAGCGTTTGTCTGTCAGGCCGATGAGTAGAACATCTCATCTCGCCAGTTGCATGGGTTCCTCCAAAAATACTCAGTAGGAGctacaccatagaggtagaaaataacactagagaggaccccgccccccttttacggcaatctgtagcggccattatctgtaggtagatcagagaaatggaaattaacggagaacgaggctcacctctgtcaaaaatggcttaatcatgtgaaaatgtccatcaacacactatacaaggacaatagttgaagtgtgttgctaactatgttcataaaatatattatttgatttttaaatgtattttattgactcatatgatttcagtagctatgtagcctgacatttcaaatctggtctttgattaaagtgttattttatatttacacagttttagttaatttcttgacaggggtgggcgtgttctccattgacttgcattgcctgaaagtacctacactacctacggaagttgggaagctccagctgccatttcccagtgctgtcgcaaattgctgtgtcctctctagtgttattttctacctctatgagctaCACCTTGCACGTAGGCCAGCGAGGGGATGGTTTTGTccaaaaaaaaatggggaaatagcTGTCAGACATTTTCAATgagctgttactcactactcagattcgaaaatacagttgaacTTACAGAATCAATGTCCATGAGTGAGTCAGTTGGTTCAGTTGTAGTTGGTTCGGGTGGAAACTGGCTGGAATGATGGTTTTGGTGTTGCTGTAAAGTTGAGCGTCATCAGCATAACAGTGGAAATTTAGTTCATGGTAGTCTTGTGGATTTCCGTGTAGGTTAGGGGTGGTATGAGATGATGGTTGATGTAGTTGATGTAGTGAAATCTGTCAGAGAAGTATTTGAGCCAGGAGAAAACGATGTAAGTGATGCCAATGGATTCCTGACGGTTGAGGAGAATGGAGTGATTGTATCAAATTCAGGATGAGGAAGATGGTGATGGTAAGGAGGGAGGTGGTTGGGGCAGGCTTTGACAAGACCAGACGGGATAGGAtcaaggagagagatggatgttcGTGGTGGAGAGTATTTTGGAAAGGTCTGCTGTGATCATGGGTGAGAAGTTAGAGAGCCGGTGGACCGAAGAGGAGGCATGTATGGGTTCTGGGACAGTAGTAGTGGCAGAGGAGGAGCCTGTCTTGGCTTTGCAGTGAAAAATGACATGAGGCGATCACATTTTTGTTCGGTGAAGGTGAATgaaatatttattcatttatgtatttttatttttttcaggggaGAGCGTGAACGCAGATGAATGTAATATTGTCATACGGTTTCAGGAGATTATGGTGGAAGACTGGGAGCGTGGGTTGGAGAATTCTGAGTGAATTATGTAGtgatcagagccatacagagaacagagttacgcgattggaggaccaggaattaaattgcagccccgcctttcagcgagataaggttgttcctaaagcggctgtcttcccagactcaacatagaaccaccacattatcagccaaaaataaggactaacgaactatactgcggggtaatcaccacaaatatgtaaactatcaactgtctcggtggtgataatcacaacagtttgaccacctgtgatgtttatctgaagttattactacgaacagcaagtcttgtcatattccctgcattgcatcgcattgcatttgctgtgtgctacgcccactactaggaactaacattcgcaacgctgagcagtactgagaagctaaaacagctaattttgctaatgaggaagtcggccctagcagatagcggagatcgcctgactctgttctctgtatggctctggtagtgatgagagagtgtgtgtgccccccccccccctaatttaATAGGGTGGTTATCACCCACGCCAAGTGACAAGTTCAGAGGTGTCTGTCACCTTCTTACACATTGATGAAACATATGATTTtgcaaacattattttaaaatcaaAAACTagttagtgttgctttaagtgaggttggacagttgaacaggtaaacaacatacagtatttgtctgGCTTACAAGCAG
This genomic interval from Engraulis encrasicolus isolate BLACKSEA-1 chromosome 16, IST_EnEncr_1.0, whole genome shotgun sequence contains the following:
- the LOC134465590 gene encoding uncharacterized protein LOC134465590 codes for the protein MSLKKDRFHLSKQQKQYHEHCCVPMCSASSTYNGVLSFHAFPSDLEIRKRWLVNIRREKFVPTPHTKVCSLHFLKEQTISPKTESGKRRLQRGAVPVLFQWNNYTKPPPRVSVWERVQPVNTAEPTADDQAMECAHTPPGDDHDYPKAPEAAFLDMALDRIKELEETNEALVKQLMELKICNTFALERFIQSEASIRLYTRFPNYRQFMLFWEMIEPAVHKMVRASRAKAAERRNEEVTSVRPAHMRQALQPIEELFLFLMYLSAGYTELDLANRFNISTSTVSRIICSWTNFLYTLLGSASIWMEAEDVKAYLPDDFKEFSDTQIIADCTELKCQTPSSPVIQSEMYSTYKSHCTMKALIGIAPHGPITFISSLYEGSISDKEVFRKSGLSDLLTEDVAIMVDKGFLINDLVKCKVYCPPFLKRSSQMSAPSVLKTQKIASLRVQVERVIRRIKENKIFETVVPLSIVGSINEMFAVACLLSNYQNKDLVKRWAK
- the LOC134466357 gene encoding uncharacterized protein LOC134466357; the protein is MSIDWLKVHRGHRRRNWTKDLNCMLRHTSINMKVVLRDTTPVVLVRCRCSCVAGTALCNHAVALLFQTAHYSELHVPVVPPVHSCTELEQQWHKPRTAGIKPGAVSDLNLVKPVQSRKGRGGLRSTLYRGMIGPLPDLSILRVDEVYSVLPPEDRPLITKMGIGTDKRLVESAFGLVQRGSVLSYQQPKRDSRSTEVHPHAPPPPSLPLASHQLSPTESVWVCTEEEQLHLQSLQLTMEMAHKIECSTRAQSKDQGWHMLRQSRVTSSRFREVCHVRGQSSGEGLAERMIKGTRQTASMRRGSELEFDAAKEYVKCNNVNYTPCGLVIHPQAPWLGASPDGLVYDPTATPCHGLVEIKCPNVKSYIDCKYLHMCNGTFTLKKSHAYFWQIQGQLLITGMEWCDFFVWAEEDYFVQRLQADEDVQGIIRQRCDNFFFSIYMPKYLSMRRAQLIGK